One genomic window of Campylobacter fetus subsp. fetus includes the following:
- the miaB gene encoding tRNA (N6-isopentenyl adenosine(37)-C2)-methylthiotransferase MiaB — translation MSVKKKLFIETLGCAMNVRDSEHIIAELSQKENYEVTNIIEDADLILINTCSVREKPVHKLFSEVGTYEKAKKKGAKIGVCGCTASHLGSEVFKRAPYVDFVLGARNISKITTALNTPKFVSVDINHDESEYAFGDFRSSPYKSFVNIMIGCDKKCTYCIVPQTRGDEISIPKDIILKEVRKAASSGAKEIFLLGQNVNNYGKRFSGTHEKIDFSDLLNLISEVDGVERIRFTSPHPLHMDDKFLKEFSTNPKICKSMHMPLQSGSNEILKAMKRGYTKEWFLDRALKLREICSDVTISTDIIVAFPGESDRDFADTMSVVESIKFEQMFSFKYSSRPLTPAASMTNQVNSDIASRRLSTLQARHTEILDEIVKAQKNSIHEVYFEELRANSSVAGRTFNNFLVQTNGSEELLGKILKVKITDPKRMVLYGQII, via the coding sequence TTGAGTGTCAAAAAGAAACTGTTTATAGAGACTTTAGGTTGCGCGATGAATGTTCGCGATAGTGAGCATATCATTGCCGAACTAAGTCAAAAAGAAAATTACGAAGTTACTAATATTATTGAGGATGCTGATCTCATACTCATAAATACCTGCTCAGTTAGAGAAAAACCGGTTCATAAGCTTTTTAGCGAGGTCGGAACATACGAAAAAGCTAAGAAAAAAGGGGCAAAGATAGGAGTTTGCGGTTGCACTGCAAGTCACCTTGGAAGTGAAGTTTTTAAGCGCGCTCCATATGTAGATTTCGTTCTTGGCGCTAGAAATATATCTAAAATAACAACAGCGCTTAATACTCCAAAATTCGTAAGCGTAGATATAAATCACGATGAGAGCGAGTATGCTTTTGGAGATTTTCGCTCAAGTCCTTATAAGAGCTTTGTAAATATTATGATAGGTTGTGATAAAAAATGTACTTATTGCATTGTTCCACAAACCAGAGGCGATGAGATAAGCATTCCAAAAGATATTATTTTAAAAGAGGTGAGAAAAGCAGCTTCTTCTGGCGCAAAAGAGATATTTTTGCTTGGTCAAAATGTAAATAATTACGGTAAAAGATTTTCAGGAACTCATGAAAAGATAGATTTTAGCGACCTTTTAAATTTAATAAGCGAAGTTGATGGCGTAGAGAGAATTCGTTTTACCAGTCCTCATCCGCTGCACATGGATGATAAGTTTTTAAAAGAATTTAGCACAAATCCTAAAATTTGTAAATCCATGCATATGCCTTTGCAAAGCGGCTCAAATGAGATTTTAAAAGCTATGAAAAGAGGATACACGAAAGAGTGGTTTTTGGATCGCGCTTTAAAATTAAGAGAGATTTGCTCCGATGTTACTATTTCTACAGATATCATAGTAGCGTTTCCAGGTGAAAGCGATAGGGATTTTGCCGATACTATGAGTGTTGTAGAAAGCATCAAATTTGAACAGATGTTTTCATTTAAATACTCATCTCGTCCGCTAACTCCTGCTGCAAGTATGACGAATCAAGTAAATAGCGATATAGCAAGTAGGCGCTTAAGTACGCTTCAAGCTAGGCATACTGAAATTTTAGATGAGATTGTAAAAGCTCAAAAAAACTCTATTCATGAGGTATATTTTGAAGAACTTAGAGCAAACAGTAGCGTAGCAGGGCGTACATTTAACAACTTTTTGGTGCAAACTAATGGCAGCGAAGAGTTACTTGGAAAGATACTAAAAGTAAAAATTACGGATCCAAAAAGAATGGTTTTATATGGTCAAATCATTTAA
- a CDS encoding HP0268 family nuclease codes for MELKLARTELDNKPKTISLDKIEAAIGKDGGKIFYFDKDNSHKELIALVEYFEERGLSVYHRTVRYGLDENDYMYEVHIL; via the coding sequence ATGGAGTTAAAGCTAGCCAGAACAGAACTTGATAATAAGCCAAAAACAATAAGTTTAGATAAAATAGAAGCAGCTATAGGCAAAGATGGCGGCAAAATTTTTTATTTCGATAAAGATAATTCGCACAAAGAGCTGATAGCTTTAGTAGAATATTTTGAAGAAAGAGGACTTAGCGTCTATCACCGTACAGTTAGATACGGACTTGATGAAAATGACTATATGTATGAGGTGCATATCCTTTGA